In Bacteroidales bacterium, the sequence GGTTTTTGAAAAATTGCTGGAACGTTGTAATGATTCCGGATATCCGTTTTTTAAATCAATGATCACACTGAGCAGTCATGAACCTTTTGATGTTCCTATGGAAACAGCTATTAAAGGCGACGATGAGGAAAGCCAGTTTCTCAACTCGGCATTTTATACGGACAAGTCTTTAGGTGCTTTTATCGATGCTGCGAAACAAACCGATTGGTGGGAAAAAACCTTGATTGTGATTACTGCAGACCATGGTTCCCGTTTTCCTGGAAATATTCCATCCTACCAACCTGAAAAATTCCACATTCCGATGATCTGGACAGGTGGTGCCGTGATAAAAGGGGATACCGTCATTACTACTATTGCAGGTCAAACGGATATCGCATATACCGTTCTCCGGCAATTGGGTATTGATAATCACAAGTATAGGTTCAGCAAAGACATTCTGGGAATACCTGTTCGTTCTTTTGCTTTCTACGATTTTAACGATGGCTTCGGATTTGTTACGGATAGCGCCCAGATAGCATACGACAATGTGAGTAATATGCTGATTTTCCAGAAAGGGATAGAGACAGATGGAATAGTTGAAACAGGGAAAGCTTATATGCAGACCTTTTCAGATGACTTCAAAACAAAAAATGAAAAATAGCCGGACCATTTACGGACGGTCTGTTTCATAATTTTTTACGGCAGAGTGTATCTTATTCCATTGATGCGTATCGAAACAGACAGATACGATCCCCGATGTAGGTAACGATTCAATAACCGGTCGGGTAAACATAGAGGCGAGATATGACATATCCGGATTGTGGGCAACCAACATAACATCTTTGATATCATCCGGTAATTCATATAGAATATCCAGTGCCGCATCTTCTCCCTGCATGTACAGGGAATCATTGATTTTAACCCTTTCGGAAGGATATTTCAGGATGCGGGCGAATATGAGAGCCGTGTGAAGTGCCCGTGCAGCGGGACTCGAAATAATTAAGTCCGGGATGCTACATCTGTTTTTTAATCGTTTGGCTACTATTAGGTTATTGAGTATCCCTTTTTCTACCAGTGGGCGGTCTATGTCGGATATCTCCCGATAGT encodes:
- a CDS encoding histidine phosphatase family protein; the protein is MEGKILHIVRHGKALQDYREISDIDRPLVEKGILNNLIVAKRLKNRCSIPDLIISSPAARALHTALIFARILKYPSERVKINDSLYMQGEDAALDILYELPDDIKDVMLVAHNPDMSYLASMFTRPVIESLPTSGIVSVCFDTHQWNKIHSAVKNYETDRP